Proteins found in one Oncorhynchus mykiss isolate Arlee chromosome 17, USDA_OmykA_1.1, whole genome shotgun sequence genomic segment:
- the LOC110493885 gene encoding protein APCDD1-like: protein MSKGHFTRLLRGLWVLWLWQADLVSSSKLWEVPIALFGSFSNHTTSLEWEPQCQYPHLQDGIRITADIPPRLEGSWVSTRCEVRPGPEFLTRSYTFYPSHLFKALQHYYTDSGCEEPAYSLVVRGKLRLRQASWITRGATKTEHHLHKVGIVIHSPGAMHQLAARLPSVCVGLTLGGMVPGRLYELYNARAGRDCLGASGYSMMELGLVRVETQHQPHGGLVQELFLGDVHTDWTQRTYYRPMGYQQPLQNAMHHIHPCPACALLFRASEQRPPVLPHIPAATPLSLDGRWVSQRCEARPAVLFLTRDFTFRPDEHSWEGLYRHYSEPTCSQPTFTLRASGHYAQGGPSAKVAGGTEFVFKVTRARVTVLEGATARVLNETRRGSCGKAGGWEVGVEQDVTPTDGCTVLGIKLPHKEYELFKTELDHRRRTLLFIGERPTDGSSPDRPQKRPTSYQAALVHCCEEDTPTSQRHTNQLKLAASGTNNLPRLPFFVLVLVSLLWGWYCVF from the exons ATGTCAAAAGGACATTTCACTCGCCTGTTGAGGGGACTCTGGGTACTGTGGCTGTGGCAAG CTGATCTTGTGTCGAGTAGTAAGCTCTGGGAGGTACCCATAGCCCTCTTTGGATCTTTTTCCAACCACACGACTAGCCTGGAATGGGAGCCACAGTGTCAGTATCCCCACCTGCAGGATGGCATCAGAATCACAGCCGACATTCCCCCAAGACTGGAGGGCAGCTGGGTGTCAACAAG ATGTGAAGTTCGGCCTGGCCCTGAGTTCCTGACCCGTTCCTACACCTTCTACCCAAGCCACCTGTTCAAAGCCCTGCAACACTACTACACTGACAGTGGGTGCGAGGAGCCCGCATACTCTCTGGTGGTCCGGGGCAAGCTCCGTCTGCGCCAGGCTTCCTGGATCACCCGGGGTGCCACCAAGACGGAGCACCACCTCCACAAAGTGGGCATTGTCATCCACAGCCCAGGCGCAATGCACCAGCTGGCAGCCCGTCTACCCTCCGTGTGTGTGGGCCTCACCTTGGGTGGCATGGTGCCCGGGCGCCTATACGAGCTGTACAATGCCCGGGCAGGGAGGGACTGTCTGGGTGCCTCGGGGTACTCGATGATGGAGTTGGGCTTGGTGAGAGTGGAGACCCAGCATCAGCCCCATGGAGGTCTGGTTCAGGAGCTCTTCCTTGGGGACGTGCACACAGACTGGACCCAGAGGACATACTATCGACCAATGGGCTACCAACAGCcactgcagaatgctatg CACCACATCCACCCCTGCCCAGCGTGTGCCTTGCTGTTCCGGGCCTCAGAACAGCGCCCCCCCGTGTTACCCCATATCCCTGCAGCAACGCCTCTGTCCTTGGACGGCCGATGGGTGAGCCAACGTTGTGAAGCCCGGCCCGCCGTCCTCTTCCTCACCCGAGATTTCACCTTCCGCCCAGATGAGCATTCCTGGGAAGGCCTCTACCGCCACTACTCGGAACCCACTTGCAGCCAGCCCACCTTCACCCTGCGGGCTTCAGGCCACTACGCCCAGGGAGGCCCCTCAGCCAAAGTGGCGGGAGGGACTGAGTTCGTCTTCAAGGTAACCCGGGCCAGAGTCACCGTTCTGGAAGGCGCCACGGCCAGGGTGCTCAACGAGACTAGGCGGGGCAGCTGCGGGAAGGCGGGGGGGTGGGAGGTGGGAGTGGAGCAGGACGTGACCCCCACGGATGGGTGTACCGTCCTGGGGATCAAGCTGCCACACAAGGAGTATGAGCTGTTCAAGACGGAGCTGGACCATCGACGGCGCACTCTGCTGTTCATCGGGGAGAGGCCGACGGATGGCTCCAGCCCTGACCGGCCCCAGAAGAGGCCCACGTCTTACCAGGCCGCCCTGGTGCATTGTTGCGAGGAAGACACCCCCACGTCGCAACGCCACACCAACCAGCTCAAGCTAGCAGCTAGTGGAACCAATAACCTACCACGGCTCCCTTTCTTTGTCCTAGTACTGGTCTCTTTACTGTGGGGTTGGTACTGTGTGTTCTAG